From a single Nicotiana tabacum cultivar K326 chromosome 8, ASM71507v2, whole genome shotgun sequence genomic region:
- the LOC107814024 gene encoding putative E3 ubiquitin-protein ligase ZFP1: MSHGNYIFDLEADQQGQEFFHSEPCIFYGSLAALPQPNVHTVIPAPGNAGNIYLHHLSDHQHGVTQYNAVQHQHPTTNLDLAISASSNHYNPYMAVPSASRDFPIPINHGPHDQLQSSSHNILGMNSDSYGRNNRYMDDMGSSFKRKNAEGIPVNLQYHHALAGSSSSVAPVITRAHEYDVLIDAASFTPPDYGGNSSSFIGDGAPRSMSNRSGASGPDNVAARNHNHLFQGNYAGQAHQLPGNPWLDRQFNSNGSEAQTWAWNHAVPLPYVPDAGNTGVQGYQITSSNGGLNSFQHPPIPQGHPSLHHLPPNFQGMRGQAITFPPQMTASSRRHLPNNSSNITTNLLQGAVEAGPIYMPSLPTGFGLYRPHQRAIVLERNTRHRNLPNMRVLPEDGVAMLDIPVYHEVNNPPVDQHRDMRLDIDHMSYEELLALGEQIGNVTTGLSDEIIISHLKTRIFSPTGIPCTLESAACLDHETDFCVICQADYDDQEKIGTLDCGHEYHAECVKKWLVVKNTCPICKSTGLSIAGKNL, encoded by the exons ATGTCACACGgtaattatatatttgatttgGAAGCAGATCAGCAAGGTCAAGAGTTCTTTCATTCCGAGCCTTGCATATTTTATGGGAGCTTAGCGGCTTTACCACAGCCTAATGTTCACACAGTAATACCAGCTCCTGGAAATGCTGGTAATATCTATTTGCACCATCTATCAGACCATCAGCATGGGGTGACACAGTACAATGCGGttcaacatcagcatccaaccaCCAATCTTGACCTTGCCATTTCTGCTTCGTCAAATCACTACAATCCCTACATGGCTGTTCCATCTGCTTCTAGAGATTTCCCCATTCCAATAAATCACGGGCCACATGATCAGCTTCAATCAAGCTCTCACAACATCCTTGGAATGAATTCAGACAGCTATGGAAGGAACAATCGTTACATGGACGATATGGGAAGCTCATTTAAGAGAAAGAATGCTGAAGGAATCCCTGTGAATCTTCAATATCATCATGCTTTGGCAGGCTCCAGTTCTTCTGTTGCTCCAGTGATTACAAGGGCACACGAATATGATGTCTTAATTGATGCTGCATCATTTACACCACCAGATTATGGAGGCAATTCATCATCATTCATTGGAGATGGAGCACCGAGAAGTATGAGTAACAGATCTGGTGCTAGTGGTCCAGATAACGTCGCAGCACGTAACCATAATCATCTCTTTCAAGGAAACTATGCAGGTCAAGCCCATCAGTTGCCTGGCAATCCTTGGTTGGACCGGCAGTTCAACAGCAATGGTAGTGAGGCTCAAACTTGGGCCTGGAATCATGCTGTTCCTTTACCCTATGTACCTG ATGCTGGAAACACGGGTGTGCAGGGTTATCAAATAACATCCAGCAATGGAGGTTTGAATAGTTTTCAACATCCACCCATTCCTCAAGGGCACCCAAGCCTTCATCATCTGCCACCTAATTTTCAAGGAATGAGAGGACAGGCTATCACCTTCCCTCCACAAATGACAGCATCCTCACGCAGACACCTACCAAATAATTCCTCCAACATCACCACCAACCTATTGCAAGGCGCTGTAGAGGCAGGACCAATATATATGCCCTCGCTACCAACTGGCTTTGGGTTGTACAGACCTCATCAAAGGGCTATTGTGCTTGAACGGAATACTAGACATCGGAACCTTCCTAATATGAGAGTTCTGCCAGAAGAT GGAGTGGCAATGCTGGATATTCCAGTCTACCATGAAGTTAATAATCCCCCCGTTGATCAGCACAGAGATATGCGTTTGGACATAGATCACATGTCCTATGAG GAGCTTCTTGCACTGGGGGAGCAGATTGGCAATGTAACAACTGGATTATCAGATGAAATAATCATTAGCCATTTGAAAACAAGAATATTTTCGCCCACTGGGATTCCTTGCACTCTGGAAAGCGCTGCATGTTTGGATCACGAAACTGATTTCTGTGTCATATGCCAG GCTGATTACGACGACCAAGAAAAGATAGGAACTCTTGACTGCGGACATGAATATCATGCGGAGTGCGTAAAGAAGTGGTTGGTTGTGAAGAACACTTGTCCCATCTGCAAATCCACAGGATTGTCAATAGCAGGAAAGAATTTGTGA